The Panthera leo isolate Ple1 chromosome D1, P.leo_Ple1_pat1.1, whole genome shotgun sequence region GAATAAGAAGGGGAGTGCCTTCAGTCAGATTCTATagaggcagagcctgagacaaggattttGTGCGACTGGTTCATGAGGGAGTGCTCTGGGGAGAAGAGCAAAAAGCAGGACGGGCAGGTGAAACAATCCAGGGACAGATGCGGTTTCAGCTGATCACTGGCTTCAGCCTGATCCCACGCCAGGGGTGCTTGGGAGCACAGGCTTGGTCCTGCCCTGAGGCAAAGGGACTGTCCTCTTACACCCCGTGCCAGCCAGTCATTGACTGCAGATTGGGGAAGGGGTGTAACTAAACTCCCAGAAGGGAGCAGTTAGGAGCACTTAGCACCAGCGATTAGAGCCGCTGGCAATGGGTGCCCCACCCCCCGGTAAATGGGGAGCGGGGGGCACCAACAGCATCTGCCCCAAGGAGGAACCCACTGCCTAGAACCCATCTGCCACCAGTCATTGACCATTAGAGGTGGGAAGGGCTGTAGCTGTTTCCATTCCAATCccagaaactctctctctctctctctctctctcacacacacacacacacacacacacacacacaaattatgaGAAAACAGAGCCCCAAAGAGGGGAATGGATTTACCCAAGACCACACAGGGCCAGTACTAGAATCCAGGCCTCCTGACTCCACCCTAGAGTGGAGGCCTCCATTTCCTGCTGGCccctgggctccttgctggggACTGTCCCCTTATACCAGCATGCTGTCCTGAAACACTAGGGGAAGCTGGCTTCCAGGAGCTGAAGGAACAAAGGGTACCTGGGCCCTGGCTGGCTTTCCTGGAACCTCCAGGTTGGCTGGGCCTTCGGGGCCTCAGCTGGCTGCGGGACAGGGGAGGGACCAAGGCCATCGCCCCCCTGGGTCTctggctgccccccacccccaccccaatcagCCCATCTCCACCCAAGCAGCTCTGTACCAGGTTCTGGAGGAATGGGacatggggcggggggcgggggccgggggcgcggAGAGCGGGGGCAATAGTGTGTAAGCCCTCTAAGGGCTCGTAGCCCACACCCTCCTCAGAAAGTGGGAACCTCACAGCAGACAGACTGTCCCTCTGGTTCCCCCAAGTCCCGCCCTCAGCACCCCTCCCTCCCGGTAGCAGGACATCCCCGCAGCAGACCCCTGTCCCGAGAGAGAGTTGTTTGAAATTGGAAGTGGCACCTAGGGATCGCAGTCCAATCCCCACCCCGACCACACACGATATGGGCAGGAGAAATCCAAAGCAGGGGCAAAGAAGGCCAAAATCCCCTAGAACCAAATGTTTGCCAGTTTAAGGCCTCTCGGCCCAAAAGCGTTCCACACAGAACAACTGTAGGGTCCATGGACTATGAGAAAAAAGGTTCCACGGCCAATTCAGTGTGGGAAATGTCCTTAGTGTTAAAATCGGGTGCTCCCCTACAAGAATTCTCAGGCCCTCCGCTCTGCTAAAGAGGGCGAAGTCGATAACCAGGATTTCCCAGAATTTCCCTTCTGCTCCTTTTCTGTCCTTGTCTGTGTTCCATGGAATACATCTTGAGAAGGGTTACTCTGCTTCCCTGAACACAACCCCCAAGTGGATATTTGAACCCTTCCCACTGCCACATTCTGGAAAGCGAAAGCCCAGGTACGAGGCGCAACTCCGGGGACCGAGGTCTCACGATCTCCCCGGACAACCCAGTCCGGCCGGggcatcttccttctttcttgctcCCCAGTGGCATCCAGGCTCAGCTCTAAGTCCCGCCTTCCCCTGGTACACCAGAGAAGTCTAATCGCAGTGGGTGGCTGACTGGATAGGCCTCTGCCACCTgctgcgccccccaccccgtgcccccaCCGGTCCAGCTGGCTCTGTCAGAGGGGCTCTGCCTGAAATGCCGGGAATCGAGAGAACAAATCCCCAGGCGTAGCTGGGTCAGGTCACTGAAGAGTCACATCATGATGTCGTGCATCATGGTGAATCTGGGCTCAGCTGCTGGGACCCCCAGCCTCTCCACTGAATCGGGAACCAGACCAAAGGAGACATTTGTCAGAGGGCCCAGCAGCCTGGGCAGAGCAGTGGCATCCAACCACAGAGACCCAAACCTCAGGCGCTTTCTTGCTGTGTGACTTCGGCCAAGGCCTCGGACCTCCCCGAGGCTTCGTGTCTTCGTTTACAGAATGGAGCCAACTTCCCGGGGACTGAGGCACGTCACGTAGCATGGAGCCCGTGCCCCTTGTCTGGCCCTTTGGCCCTTGGACACggtcccttcctttcctccccgtCTGGAATTTAGCTATCCGGGCCCCTTGTCCGTCCCAGCCTCCCCAAAGCTCTTTCCCCCTCCTGCTTTCCGCACCCCCACGGCAGGAAACCTGCAAAAATGGGGGTGCTCAAGCAGCACCTCCTGAACTCATTCAGTTGGGATTAAAATTGAGAATTAAAATCAAGGGGAAGGcgccccccccctttctttttaccAAAAAAGAGTAAGAACGGTCCACTTCCCTTACTTGTGAGTCCCCTCCCCGTGGACAACCGTCTCCTACCTCGATTTCCATAAactggctcccctcccctccgcacCCCACCTCACTTCCGTTCTCCTGGGAAAGACCAGCTTTTCTCACTAAGTCCCCAGGCAGCCCCCAAGCCCCACGTGCCCCAGCATCCATCAGTATACAACATCGTGACCGGGATCCTCAGCAAGTGGTGATTTCAGTCCCCCGCAAGGTTTTCCCTCAACCTCTCTCTCACGCCTCTTAAAACATCCAGAACGTTTCCTTTCATTCACTGAGGCAACAGTGTGTAAAGCATTTAAGCGCACGCACTCGGGAGCCAGTCTGCCAGGCTTTGAGTCCCAGTCCAGTCATTtcctgactgtgtgaccttgggcaagtggcttaacctctctgggcctcatctgCAACATGGAAACAAGCCACAGGACTTCCCCAGAGGTTTGGGACAAGGATAACATcggataatgcatgtaaagtgcttatcCCACTGCCAAGAatggagaaaatgtttgtaaatgttGACTCACTGTTAAATATTGACTTCCTGGCTCAGCAGAAGTTTCCTTCCATCCTCTTTCCCATCGAGAGGAACCACCATCGCCAGTTTGGATGTGTTCTGTCTTGCAATGGCTGGGAAGTTTGACCCTTTCTTCTGCCCCAGAAGGAGCGGTGTCCCTGCAGTGCCACAGAGGCTATAAGCGGCCGGTCCTCCCCATTCCCAGAAGCCAGGTTATTCCAGGTCAAACCAAGTTCAGGGGTTACTGAGCAGGGCAGACTGTTCTGGAAGGCCCTGACCCGGAGAACAGAGGTGACACTGAGTCTGACCAGACATAAGCCCCAGAAATGAGATGCGTTctgccccagcctctctccctcctccgcAGCTAAGGTCCTTGGCCCAAGTCCTGGCAGCAGAAGGCTACGGAGTGGCCACAATTATTCCCGGAACGGAAGTGAGGGGGCTCCCGCCACAgcaggcccccagcccagcctggcccgGCCAGAGATACCTGCCCCGGGAGCTGAGCCCACCGggcttcctgcctccagcctggCACCAGCAGAAGCCCAGGAAGAGGAGCAGCCTTCTCAAGGAGCTGGGCGTGAGTGCCCACTTCCTGGGGCCCTGGAAGTCGGGGAGGGGGACACCCGGGGAGCcccgaggagggagggagagaggagagcctCCAGCTGGCCTCCTTCACACTCCTGCTCGGATTGAAAACTGAAAACGCCACCGAGGGGTGGGAGAGACTGTCTACACCTGCACCAGCACTGGCTCCGTGTCACTCACAGCAAGTCCTCAACAGaagtctctccccttcccttctcttccgtcccctccccccgcccccctgccccacccccccccaccctgccctgggaGGCCCCAGCAGCACCACAGGCGGAGGGAGAATTACTGGATTCCCAGCCGCCTCTCCAAGGGGCCAGTCCTTCCCCGTAGACCCACCAGGATCCCTTAGAAGGTGGGCAGTGGGCTGGGATCAGCCAGCTGGCACAGGGCACCAGCGGGTCCCCCCAGCAGTGGCTGCCTgttccctcccgcccccaggcCTTCCATGTTGTCATCGCTCTGCTGCACTTGTTCTTTGGGGCTTACCTGGTGTCTACTGTCACGGATCTTCACCTGGTGGTGCTGAAGTCTTGGTATCCGTTCTGGGGGGCTGCCTCTGTGAGTAGGTACCAAAACACGGGCCGGATGTGGGGGTCCGTGGGCAGGCCTGGGGGACCCCGGCATTGGGGGCTGGACGTAGGTGGGTCAGAATGAGCTACTGGGGGGGGGGAGCGCGTGCCCCCCCCTttctccagcctccctgcctctgcttctgtcctctTGGCCCCTCCCAGGAGGCCCCTTCAGGCCTGCATCCCAGGGGAGCACTCCCGGGCTGTCTGCACACTCCCCTAACCCGACACGCGCATCGGCAGGAGGGCGAGCACGAGCTGGGGACTTGGGAGGGGTCGGGAGGCGCCGGGCACAGCTGCATCCCCGGTGTGGGGGCTCGGGTGCACAGGGGAGACCAGCATGGCCAGGGCAGGCCCAGGATGGGCCACGTGGTGGGCAGGGGGAGCTCCTTGCCACCAGAGCTCGGCTTTCTCAGAGAGTAGCCAGAAGAGAGCGAATTTGTGGGTTTCAGGGGACCCCGACCTCCCTCATGACTGTTGCCAATCTGGCCTGCAGTTTCTCATTTCAGGGATCTTGGTGATAACGACGGACATGGTCTTGAAGACTTATCTGGTGAGTGGAAACAGTGAGGTCACTCCCTCCCGTCCCAGTCCCCAGTCCTCCCCGGGTCAGCTCTGTGAAGGGCGTCCGTGTGGAGTGCAGATTCGGGAAACCGTTCTCTGGGATTCGCTGGGAGCAGGCACGAGTCTTCCCG contains the following coding sequences:
- the MS4A10 gene encoding membrane-spanning 4-domains subfamily A member 10, whose translation is MAGSSQWRSQGQLRSLAQVLAAEGYGVATIIPGTEVRGLPPQQAPSPAWPGQRYLPRELSPPGFLPPAWHQQKPRKRSSLLKELGAFHVVIALLHLFFGAYLVSTVTDLHLVVLKSWYPFWGAASFLISGILVITTDMVLKTYLRILCLTAHGVSFFCVLAGLFVIAKDLFLERTFDFPIWTPYPNSTVHIQRLELALLCFSFLEFFLLSYTAVTVCRAGRRPAKEGDLSFAPDTSSWGLRGPPMSPPPTYEDVTWRDM